One window of the Thunnus albacares chromosome 3, fThuAlb1.1, whole genome shotgun sequence genome contains the following:
- the LOC122978946 gene encoding claudin-9-like: protein MVSTGLQVLGLVLAVLGWVCGALVCAAPLWRVSAFVGGELVIAQVLWEGLWMNCLSQTTGHIQCKSYDSTLALPKSAQAARGLTVLSLLLCMLALMLGVAGAKCTHCMGDGNQASKARLARIAGVLFLVAGLVYLIPICWTAYAIIKDFYDPNVAAPLKRELGPALYLGWGASVLLLLGGVLLHVGSSPAGGIALPVYGGAAKDNPRTGAAGEVKQQEKSFV from the coding sequence ATGGTGTCAACAGGTCTTCAGGTGCTGGGCTTGGTGCTGGCTGTGCTGGGTTGGGTGTGTGGGGCGCTGGTGTGTGCGGCTCCTCTGTGGCGTGTGTCTGCGTTCGTAGGTGGAGAGCTAGTGATTGCCCAGGTTTTGTGGGAAGGACTGTGGATGAACTGTCTGTCTCAGACCACGGGCCACATCCAGTGTAAGAGCTATGACTCCACCCTGGCCCTGCCCAAGTCTGCCCAAGCTGCCCGGGGCCTCACTGTTCTCTCCCTGCTGCTCTGCATGCTGGCCCTCATGCTCGGGGTGGCAGGGGCCAAGTGTACTCACTGCATGGGTGACGGTAACCAGGCCTCCAAGGCGCGACTGGCTAGGATAGCAGGGGTGCTCTTCCTTGTGGCTGGCCTGGTCTACTTGATACCCATCTGTTGGACTGCTTATGCGATAATCAAGGACTTCTATGATCCAAACGTTGCAGCACCTTTAAAAAGGGAGTTGGGACCAGCGCTGTACCTGGGCTGGGGGGCCAGCGTGCTTCTCCTGCTGGGGGGTGTTTTGCTACATGTCGGCTCCTCTCCAGCAGGAGGAATAGCGCTGCCTGTTTACGGAGGAGCAGCAAAGGACAACCCACGTACAGGGGCGGCAGGAGAGGTGAAGCAACAGGAAAAATCTTTTGTATAA